A window of Tursiops truncatus isolate mTurTru1 chromosome 8, mTurTru1.mat.Y, whole genome shotgun sequence contains these coding sequences:
- the ST14 gene encoding suppressor of tumorigenicity 14 protein isoform X1 — protein MISSISPRASTTLLGPTARAVLRSLTGNAFSTDTRSFENMNGFEEGVEFLPANNARKVEKGSPRRWVVPVAVLAGLLVLSLMAGLLVWHFQYRNVRVQKVFNGYLRITNENFLDAYENSSSTEFANLAKKVKEALKLLYSGIPVLGPYYRKSAVTAFSEGSIIAYYWSEFSIPQYLVQEAEQAMAQEHVVTLPPRARAVSSFVLTSVVAFPTDPRTVQSTQDNSCSFALHARGSEPTRFTTPGFPDSPYPSHARCQWTLRGDADSTLSLTFRSFDVATCDESGSDLVTVYDTLSPVEPRAVVQLCGSYPPSYNLTFLSSQNVLLVTLVTNTERRHPGFEATVFQLPRMSSCGGDLHAAQGTFSSPYYPAHYPPNINCTWNIEVPDNQNVKVHFKAFFLLEPNVPLGSCSKDYVEINGERYCGERPQFVVSSGSSKITVHFHSDQSYTDTGFLAEYLSYDASDPCPGRFMCNTGRCIQEELRCDGWADCTDHSDELHCQCNATYQFTCTDKLCKPLFWVCDSVKDCEDGSDEQGCSCPPETFRCNNGKCLPQSQQCDGKDNCGDGSDEAKCHHVSTVTCTKHTYRCLDGLCVSKGNPECDGKKDCIDGSDEKDCGEQGCRIQLCRLFTVQGAYGDCGLRSFSRQSRVVGGENADEGEWPWQVSLHARGQGHVCGASLISPSWMVSAAHCFVNHRGFRYSDHSMWTAFLGLHDQSKRSAPGVQERRLQRVISHPFFNDFTFDYDIALLQLEQPAEYSATVRPICLPDAAHAFPAGKAIWVTGWGHTQEGGTRALILQKGEIRVINQTTCERLLPQQITARMMCVGYLSGGVDACQGDSGGPLSSPEANGRMFQAGVVSWGDGCAQRDKPGVYTRLSVFRDWIKQQTGV, from the exons AACATGAATGGCTTTGAGGAAGGCGTGGAGTTCCTGCCGGCCAACAATGCCAGGAAGGTGGAGAAGGGCAGCCCGCGGCGGTGGGTGGTGCCCGTAGCCGTGCTGGCTGGCCTCCTGGTGCTGTCCCTCATGGCGGGGCTCCTGGTGTGGCACTTCCAGT ACCGGAACGTGCGGGTTCAGAAGGTCTTCAATGGCTACCTGAGGATCACGAACGAGAACTTCCTGGATGCCTATGAGAACTCCAGCTCCACTGAGTTTGCAAACCTGGCCAAGAAGGTGAAGGAAGCG cTGAAGCTCTTATACAGCGGGATCCCTGTCCTGGGCCCCTACTACAGGAAGTCAGCTGTGACCGCCTTCAG CGAGGGCAGCATCATCGCCTACTACTGGTCGGAGTTCAGCATCCCCCAGTACCTGGTGCAGGAGGCCGAGCAGGCCATGGCGCAGGAACACGTGGTCACGCTGCCGCCCCGAGCCCGCGCCGTGAGCTCCTTCGTGCTGACCTCAGTGGTGGCCTTCC CCACTGACCCCAGAACAGTACAGAGCACCCAGGACA ACAGCTGCAGCTTTGCCCTGCACGCCCGTGGCAGCGAGCCGACCCGCTTCACCACGCCCGGCTTCCCCGACAGCCCCTACCCGTCTCACGCCCGCTGCCAGTGGACCCTGCGGGGGGACGCTGACTCCACACTGAGCCTCACCTTCCGCAGCTTCGATGTCGCGACCTGTGATGAAAGTGGCAGTGACCTGGTCACTGTGTATGACACCCTGAGCCCCGTGGAACCCCGGGCTGTGGTGCA GCTGTGTGGCTCATACCCTCCCTCCTACAACCtgaccttcctctcctcccagaaCGTCCTGCTCGTCACGCTGGTGACCAACACCGAGCGCCGACACCCCGGCTTCGAGGCCACGGTCTTCCAGTTGCCTCGGATGAGCA GCTGTGGAGGAGACTTGCATGCAGCCCAGGGCACATTTAGCAGCCCCTACTATCCAGCCCACTACCCGCCCAACATCAACTGCACCTGGAACATCGAG GTGCCCGACAACCAAAATGTGAAGGTGCACTTCAAAGCCTTCTTCTTGCTGGAGCCCAACGTCCCCCTGGGCTCCTGCTCCAAGGACTACGTGGAGATCAATGGGGAGAG GTACTGTGGAGAGAGGCCCCAGTTTGTCGTGAGCAGCGGCAGCAGCAAGATCACCGTCCACTTCCACTCGGACCAGTCCTACACGGACACCGGGTTCCTGGCCGAGTACCTGTCCTACGATGCCAGTGACC CGTGCCCGGGCAGGTTCATGTGTAACACAGGGCGGTGTATCCAGGAGGAGCTGCGCTGTGACGGCTGGGCTGACTGCACCGACCACAGCGACGAGCTCCACTGCC AATGCAACGCCACCTACCAGTTCACATGCACGGACAAGCTCTGCAAGCCCCTCTTCTGGGTCTGTGACTCCGTGAAGGACTGCGAGGACGGCAGTGATGAGCAGGGCTGCA GCTGCCCGCCCGAGACCTTCAGGTGTAACAACGGGAAGTGCCTCCCGCAGAGCCAGCAGTGTGACGGGAAGGACAACTGTGGGGACGGGTCCGATGAGGCCAAGTGCCACCACG TGAGCACCGTCACCTGCACCAAACACACCTACCGCTGCCTCGACGGGCTCTGTGTGAGCAAGGGCAACCCCGAGTGTGACGGGAAGAAGGACTGTATCGATGGCTCGGATGAGAAGGACTGTGGTGAGCAGGGCTGCCGCATACAGTTGTGCAGGTTGTTCACTGTGCAAGGCGCATACGGAG ACTGTGGGCTGCGGTCATTCTCCAGGCAGTCTCGGGTTGTCGGGGGTGAGAACGCGGACGAAGGTGAgtggccctggcaggtgagccTCCACGCCCGGGGCCAGGGCCAcgtgtgtggggcttccctcatCTCCCCCAGCTGGATGGTGTCCGCCGCCCACTGCTTCGTCAACCACAGAGGATTCAG GTACTCTGACCACAGCATGTGGACCGCCTTCCTGGGCCTGCACGACCAGAGCAAGCGCAGCGCCCCCGGGGTGCAGGAGCGCCGGCTGCAGCGCGTCATCTCCCACCCCTTCTTCAACGACTTCACCTTTGACTACGACATCGCGCTGCTGCAGCTGGAGCAGCCGGCCGAGTACAGCGCTACCGTGCGGCCCATCTGCCTGCCGGACGCCGCGCATGCCTTCCCCGCCGGCAAGGCCATCTGGGTCACCGGCTGGGGCCACACGCAGGAGGGAG GCACCAGGGCGCTGATCCTGCAGAAGGGCGAGATCCGCGTCATCAACCAGACCACGTGCGAGCGCCTGCTGCCGCAGCAGATCACCGCGCGCATGATGTGCGTGGGCTACCTCAGCGGCGGCGTGGACGCCTGCCAG GGCGATTCCGGGGGCCCACTGTCCAGCCCGGAGGCCAATGGGCGGATGTTCCAGGCCGGCGTGGTGAGCTGGGGCGACGGCTGCG
- the ST14 gene encoding suppressor of tumorigenicity 14 protein isoform X3 translates to MISSISPRASTTLLGPTARAVLRSLTGNAFSTDTRSFENMNGFEEGVEFLPANNARKVEKGSPRRWVVPVAVLAGLLVLSLMAGLLVWHFQYRNVRVQKVFNGYLRITNENFLDAYENSSSTEFANLAKKVKEALKLLYSGIPVLGPYYRKSAVTAFSEGSIIAYYWSEFSIPQYLVQEAEQAMAQEHVVTLPPRARAVSSFVLTSVVAFPTDPRTVQSTQDNSCSFALHARGSEPTRFTTPGFPDSPYPSHARCQWTLRGDADSTLSLTFRSFDVATCDESGSDLVTVYDTLSPVEPRAVVQLCGSYPPSYNLTFLSSQNVLLVTLVTNTERRHPGFEATVFQLPRMSSCGGDLHAAQGTFSSPYYPAHYPPNINCTWNIEVPDNQNVKVHFKAFFLLEPNVPLGSCSKDYVEINGERYCGERPQFVVSSGSSKITVHFHSDQSYTDTGFLAEYLSYDASDPCPGRFMCNTGRCIQEELRCDGWADCTDHSDELHCQCNATYQFTCTDKLCKPLFWVCDSVKDCEDGSDEQGCSCPPETFRCNNGKCLPQSQQCDGKDNCGDGSDEAKCHHVSTVTCTKHTYRCLDGLCVSKGNPECDGKKDCIDGSDEKDCDCGLRSFSRQSRVVGGENADEGEWPWQVSLHARGQGHVCGASLISPSWMVSAAHCFVNHRGFRYSDHSMWTAFLGLHDQSKRSAPGVQERRLQRVISHPFFNDFTFDYDIALLQLEQPAEYSATVRPICLPDAAHAFPAGKAIWVTGWGHTQEGGTRALILQKGEIRVINQTTCERLLPQQITARMMCVGYLSGGVDACQGDSGGPLSSPEANGRMFQAGVVSWGDGCAQRDKPGVYTRLSVFRDWIKQQTGV, encoded by the exons AACATGAATGGCTTTGAGGAAGGCGTGGAGTTCCTGCCGGCCAACAATGCCAGGAAGGTGGAGAAGGGCAGCCCGCGGCGGTGGGTGGTGCCCGTAGCCGTGCTGGCTGGCCTCCTGGTGCTGTCCCTCATGGCGGGGCTCCTGGTGTGGCACTTCCAGT ACCGGAACGTGCGGGTTCAGAAGGTCTTCAATGGCTACCTGAGGATCACGAACGAGAACTTCCTGGATGCCTATGAGAACTCCAGCTCCACTGAGTTTGCAAACCTGGCCAAGAAGGTGAAGGAAGCG cTGAAGCTCTTATACAGCGGGATCCCTGTCCTGGGCCCCTACTACAGGAAGTCAGCTGTGACCGCCTTCAG CGAGGGCAGCATCATCGCCTACTACTGGTCGGAGTTCAGCATCCCCCAGTACCTGGTGCAGGAGGCCGAGCAGGCCATGGCGCAGGAACACGTGGTCACGCTGCCGCCCCGAGCCCGCGCCGTGAGCTCCTTCGTGCTGACCTCAGTGGTGGCCTTCC CCACTGACCCCAGAACAGTACAGAGCACCCAGGACA ACAGCTGCAGCTTTGCCCTGCACGCCCGTGGCAGCGAGCCGACCCGCTTCACCACGCCCGGCTTCCCCGACAGCCCCTACCCGTCTCACGCCCGCTGCCAGTGGACCCTGCGGGGGGACGCTGACTCCACACTGAGCCTCACCTTCCGCAGCTTCGATGTCGCGACCTGTGATGAAAGTGGCAGTGACCTGGTCACTGTGTATGACACCCTGAGCCCCGTGGAACCCCGGGCTGTGGTGCA GCTGTGTGGCTCATACCCTCCCTCCTACAACCtgaccttcctctcctcccagaaCGTCCTGCTCGTCACGCTGGTGACCAACACCGAGCGCCGACACCCCGGCTTCGAGGCCACGGTCTTCCAGTTGCCTCGGATGAGCA GCTGTGGAGGAGACTTGCATGCAGCCCAGGGCACATTTAGCAGCCCCTACTATCCAGCCCACTACCCGCCCAACATCAACTGCACCTGGAACATCGAG GTGCCCGACAACCAAAATGTGAAGGTGCACTTCAAAGCCTTCTTCTTGCTGGAGCCCAACGTCCCCCTGGGCTCCTGCTCCAAGGACTACGTGGAGATCAATGGGGAGAG GTACTGTGGAGAGAGGCCCCAGTTTGTCGTGAGCAGCGGCAGCAGCAAGATCACCGTCCACTTCCACTCGGACCAGTCCTACACGGACACCGGGTTCCTGGCCGAGTACCTGTCCTACGATGCCAGTGACC CGTGCCCGGGCAGGTTCATGTGTAACACAGGGCGGTGTATCCAGGAGGAGCTGCGCTGTGACGGCTGGGCTGACTGCACCGACCACAGCGACGAGCTCCACTGCC AATGCAACGCCACCTACCAGTTCACATGCACGGACAAGCTCTGCAAGCCCCTCTTCTGGGTCTGTGACTCCGTGAAGGACTGCGAGGACGGCAGTGATGAGCAGGGCTGCA GCTGCCCGCCCGAGACCTTCAGGTGTAACAACGGGAAGTGCCTCCCGCAGAGCCAGCAGTGTGACGGGAAGGACAACTGTGGGGACGGGTCCGATGAGGCCAAGTGCCACCACG TGAGCACCGTCACCTGCACCAAACACACCTACCGCTGCCTCGACGGGCTCTGTGTGAGCAAGGGCAACCCCGAGTGTGACGGGAAGAAGGACTGTATCGATGGCTCGGATGAGAAGGACTGTG ACTGTGGGCTGCGGTCATTCTCCAGGCAGTCTCGGGTTGTCGGGGGTGAGAACGCGGACGAAGGTGAgtggccctggcaggtgagccTCCACGCCCGGGGCCAGGGCCAcgtgtgtggggcttccctcatCTCCCCCAGCTGGATGGTGTCCGCCGCCCACTGCTTCGTCAACCACAGAGGATTCAG GTACTCTGACCACAGCATGTGGACCGCCTTCCTGGGCCTGCACGACCAGAGCAAGCGCAGCGCCCCCGGGGTGCAGGAGCGCCGGCTGCAGCGCGTCATCTCCCACCCCTTCTTCAACGACTTCACCTTTGACTACGACATCGCGCTGCTGCAGCTGGAGCAGCCGGCCGAGTACAGCGCTACCGTGCGGCCCATCTGCCTGCCGGACGCCGCGCATGCCTTCCCCGCCGGCAAGGCCATCTGGGTCACCGGCTGGGGCCACACGCAGGAGGGAG GCACCAGGGCGCTGATCCTGCAGAAGGGCGAGATCCGCGTCATCAACCAGACCACGTGCGAGCGCCTGCTGCCGCAGCAGATCACCGCGCGCATGATGTGCGTGGGCTACCTCAGCGGCGGCGTGGACGCCTGCCAG GGCGATTCCGGGGGCCCACTGTCCAGCCCGGAGGCCAATGGGCGGATGTTCCAGGCCGGCGTGGTGAGCTGGGGCGACGGCTGCG
- the ST14 gene encoding suppressor of tumorigenicity 14 protein isoform X2, giving the protein MKSERARRGPGGSGGLGAGLKYTSRPENMNGFEEGVEFLPANNARKVEKGSPRRWVVPVAVLAGLLVLSLMAGLLVWHFQYRNVRVQKVFNGYLRITNENFLDAYENSSSTEFANLAKKVKEALKLLYSGIPVLGPYYRKSAVTAFSEGSIIAYYWSEFSIPQYLVQEAEQAMAQEHVVTLPPRARAVSSFVLTSVVAFPTDPRTVQSTQDNSCSFALHARGSEPTRFTTPGFPDSPYPSHARCQWTLRGDADSTLSLTFRSFDVATCDESGSDLVTVYDTLSPVEPRAVVQLCGSYPPSYNLTFLSSQNVLLVTLVTNTERRHPGFEATVFQLPRMSSCGGDLHAAQGTFSSPYYPAHYPPNINCTWNIEVPDNQNVKVHFKAFFLLEPNVPLGSCSKDYVEINGERYCGERPQFVVSSGSSKITVHFHSDQSYTDTGFLAEYLSYDASDPCPGRFMCNTGRCIQEELRCDGWADCTDHSDELHCQCNATYQFTCTDKLCKPLFWVCDSVKDCEDGSDEQGCSCPPETFRCNNGKCLPQSQQCDGKDNCGDGSDEAKCHHVSTVTCTKHTYRCLDGLCVSKGNPECDGKKDCIDGSDEKDCGEQGCRIQLCRLFTVQGAYGDCGLRSFSRQSRVVGGENADEGEWPWQVSLHARGQGHVCGASLISPSWMVSAAHCFVNHRGFRYSDHSMWTAFLGLHDQSKRSAPGVQERRLQRVISHPFFNDFTFDYDIALLQLEQPAEYSATVRPICLPDAAHAFPAGKAIWVTGWGHTQEGGTRALILQKGEIRVINQTTCERLLPQQITARMMCVGYLSGGVDACQGDSGGPLSSPEANGRMFQAGVVSWGDGCAQRDKPGVYTRLSVFRDWIKQQTGV; this is encoded by the exons AACATGAATGGCTTTGAGGAAGGCGTGGAGTTCCTGCCGGCCAACAATGCCAGGAAGGTGGAGAAGGGCAGCCCGCGGCGGTGGGTGGTGCCCGTAGCCGTGCTGGCTGGCCTCCTGGTGCTGTCCCTCATGGCGGGGCTCCTGGTGTGGCACTTCCAGT ACCGGAACGTGCGGGTTCAGAAGGTCTTCAATGGCTACCTGAGGATCACGAACGAGAACTTCCTGGATGCCTATGAGAACTCCAGCTCCACTGAGTTTGCAAACCTGGCCAAGAAGGTGAAGGAAGCG cTGAAGCTCTTATACAGCGGGATCCCTGTCCTGGGCCCCTACTACAGGAAGTCAGCTGTGACCGCCTTCAG CGAGGGCAGCATCATCGCCTACTACTGGTCGGAGTTCAGCATCCCCCAGTACCTGGTGCAGGAGGCCGAGCAGGCCATGGCGCAGGAACACGTGGTCACGCTGCCGCCCCGAGCCCGCGCCGTGAGCTCCTTCGTGCTGACCTCAGTGGTGGCCTTCC CCACTGACCCCAGAACAGTACAGAGCACCCAGGACA ACAGCTGCAGCTTTGCCCTGCACGCCCGTGGCAGCGAGCCGACCCGCTTCACCACGCCCGGCTTCCCCGACAGCCCCTACCCGTCTCACGCCCGCTGCCAGTGGACCCTGCGGGGGGACGCTGACTCCACACTGAGCCTCACCTTCCGCAGCTTCGATGTCGCGACCTGTGATGAAAGTGGCAGTGACCTGGTCACTGTGTATGACACCCTGAGCCCCGTGGAACCCCGGGCTGTGGTGCA GCTGTGTGGCTCATACCCTCCCTCCTACAACCtgaccttcctctcctcccagaaCGTCCTGCTCGTCACGCTGGTGACCAACACCGAGCGCCGACACCCCGGCTTCGAGGCCACGGTCTTCCAGTTGCCTCGGATGAGCA GCTGTGGAGGAGACTTGCATGCAGCCCAGGGCACATTTAGCAGCCCCTACTATCCAGCCCACTACCCGCCCAACATCAACTGCACCTGGAACATCGAG GTGCCCGACAACCAAAATGTGAAGGTGCACTTCAAAGCCTTCTTCTTGCTGGAGCCCAACGTCCCCCTGGGCTCCTGCTCCAAGGACTACGTGGAGATCAATGGGGAGAG GTACTGTGGAGAGAGGCCCCAGTTTGTCGTGAGCAGCGGCAGCAGCAAGATCACCGTCCACTTCCACTCGGACCAGTCCTACACGGACACCGGGTTCCTGGCCGAGTACCTGTCCTACGATGCCAGTGACC CGTGCCCGGGCAGGTTCATGTGTAACACAGGGCGGTGTATCCAGGAGGAGCTGCGCTGTGACGGCTGGGCTGACTGCACCGACCACAGCGACGAGCTCCACTGCC AATGCAACGCCACCTACCAGTTCACATGCACGGACAAGCTCTGCAAGCCCCTCTTCTGGGTCTGTGACTCCGTGAAGGACTGCGAGGACGGCAGTGATGAGCAGGGCTGCA GCTGCCCGCCCGAGACCTTCAGGTGTAACAACGGGAAGTGCCTCCCGCAGAGCCAGCAGTGTGACGGGAAGGACAACTGTGGGGACGGGTCCGATGAGGCCAAGTGCCACCACG TGAGCACCGTCACCTGCACCAAACACACCTACCGCTGCCTCGACGGGCTCTGTGTGAGCAAGGGCAACCCCGAGTGTGACGGGAAGAAGGACTGTATCGATGGCTCGGATGAGAAGGACTGTGGTGAGCAGGGCTGCCGCATACAGTTGTGCAGGTTGTTCACTGTGCAAGGCGCATACGGAG ACTGTGGGCTGCGGTCATTCTCCAGGCAGTCTCGGGTTGTCGGGGGTGAGAACGCGGACGAAGGTGAgtggccctggcaggtgagccTCCACGCCCGGGGCCAGGGCCAcgtgtgtggggcttccctcatCTCCCCCAGCTGGATGGTGTCCGCCGCCCACTGCTTCGTCAACCACAGAGGATTCAG GTACTCTGACCACAGCATGTGGACCGCCTTCCTGGGCCTGCACGACCAGAGCAAGCGCAGCGCCCCCGGGGTGCAGGAGCGCCGGCTGCAGCGCGTCATCTCCCACCCCTTCTTCAACGACTTCACCTTTGACTACGACATCGCGCTGCTGCAGCTGGAGCAGCCGGCCGAGTACAGCGCTACCGTGCGGCCCATCTGCCTGCCGGACGCCGCGCATGCCTTCCCCGCCGGCAAGGCCATCTGGGTCACCGGCTGGGGCCACACGCAGGAGGGAG GCACCAGGGCGCTGATCCTGCAGAAGGGCGAGATCCGCGTCATCAACCAGACCACGTGCGAGCGCCTGCTGCCGCAGCAGATCACCGCGCGCATGATGTGCGTGGGCTACCTCAGCGGCGGCGTGGACGCCTGCCAG GGCGATTCCGGGGGCCCACTGTCCAGCCCGGAGGCCAATGGGCGGATGTTCCAGGCCGGCGTGGTGAGCTGGGGCGACGGCTGCG
- the ST14 gene encoding suppressor of tumorigenicity 14 protein isoform X4, which produces MNGFEEGVEFLPANNARKVEKGSPRRWVVPVAVLAGLLVLSLMAGLLVWHFQYRNVRVQKVFNGYLRITNENFLDAYENSSSTEFANLAKKVKEALKLLYSGIPVLGPYYRKSAVTAFSEGSIIAYYWSEFSIPQYLVQEAEQAMAQEHVVTLPPRARAVSSFVLTSVVAFPTDPRTVQSTQDNSCSFALHARGSEPTRFTTPGFPDSPYPSHARCQWTLRGDADSTLSLTFRSFDVATCDESGSDLVTVYDTLSPVEPRAVVQLCGSYPPSYNLTFLSSQNVLLVTLVTNTERRHPGFEATVFQLPRMSSCGGDLHAAQGTFSSPYYPAHYPPNINCTWNIEVPDNQNVKVHFKAFFLLEPNVPLGSCSKDYVEINGERYCGERPQFVVSSGSSKITVHFHSDQSYTDTGFLAEYLSYDASDPCPGRFMCNTGRCIQEELRCDGWADCTDHSDELHCQCNATYQFTCTDKLCKPLFWVCDSVKDCEDGSDEQGCSCPPETFRCNNGKCLPQSQQCDGKDNCGDGSDEAKCHHVSTVTCTKHTYRCLDGLCVSKGNPECDGKKDCIDGSDEKDCGEQGCRIQLCRLFTVQGAYGDCGLRSFSRQSRVVGGENADEGEWPWQVSLHARGQGHVCGASLISPSWMVSAAHCFVNHRGFRYSDHSMWTAFLGLHDQSKRSAPGVQERRLQRVISHPFFNDFTFDYDIALLQLEQPAEYSATVRPICLPDAAHAFPAGKAIWVTGWGHTQEGGTRALILQKGEIRVINQTTCERLLPQQITARMMCVGYLSGGVDACQGDSGGPLSSPEANGRMFQAGVVSWGDGCAQRDKPGVYTRLSVFRDWIKQQTGV; this is translated from the exons ATGAATGGCTTTGAGGAAGGCGTGGAGTTCCTGCCGGCCAACAATGCCAGGAAGGTGGAGAAGGGCAGCCCGCGGCGGTGGGTGGTGCCCGTAGCCGTGCTGGCTGGCCTCCTGGTGCTGTCCCTCATGGCGGGGCTCCTGGTGTGGCACTTCCAGT ACCGGAACGTGCGGGTTCAGAAGGTCTTCAATGGCTACCTGAGGATCACGAACGAGAACTTCCTGGATGCCTATGAGAACTCCAGCTCCACTGAGTTTGCAAACCTGGCCAAGAAGGTGAAGGAAGCG cTGAAGCTCTTATACAGCGGGATCCCTGTCCTGGGCCCCTACTACAGGAAGTCAGCTGTGACCGCCTTCAG CGAGGGCAGCATCATCGCCTACTACTGGTCGGAGTTCAGCATCCCCCAGTACCTGGTGCAGGAGGCCGAGCAGGCCATGGCGCAGGAACACGTGGTCACGCTGCCGCCCCGAGCCCGCGCCGTGAGCTCCTTCGTGCTGACCTCAGTGGTGGCCTTCC CCACTGACCCCAGAACAGTACAGAGCACCCAGGACA ACAGCTGCAGCTTTGCCCTGCACGCCCGTGGCAGCGAGCCGACCCGCTTCACCACGCCCGGCTTCCCCGACAGCCCCTACCCGTCTCACGCCCGCTGCCAGTGGACCCTGCGGGGGGACGCTGACTCCACACTGAGCCTCACCTTCCGCAGCTTCGATGTCGCGACCTGTGATGAAAGTGGCAGTGACCTGGTCACTGTGTATGACACCCTGAGCCCCGTGGAACCCCGGGCTGTGGTGCA GCTGTGTGGCTCATACCCTCCCTCCTACAACCtgaccttcctctcctcccagaaCGTCCTGCTCGTCACGCTGGTGACCAACACCGAGCGCCGACACCCCGGCTTCGAGGCCACGGTCTTCCAGTTGCCTCGGATGAGCA GCTGTGGAGGAGACTTGCATGCAGCCCAGGGCACATTTAGCAGCCCCTACTATCCAGCCCACTACCCGCCCAACATCAACTGCACCTGGAACATCGAG GTGCCCGACAACCAAAATGTGAAGGTGCACTTCAAAGCCTTCTTCTTGCTGGAGCCCAACGTCCCCCTGGGCTCCTGCTCCAAGGACTACGTGGAGATCAATGGGGAGAG GTACTGTGGAGAGAGGCCCCAGTTTGTCGTGAGCAGCGGCAGCAGCAAGATCACCGTCCACTTCCACTCGGACCAGTCCTACACGGACACCGGGTTCCTGGCCGAGTACCTGTCCTACGATGCCAGTGACC CGTGCCCGGGCAGGTTCATGTGTAACACAGGGCGGTGTATCCAGGAGGAGCTGCGCTGTGACGGCTGGGCTGACTGCACCGACCACAGCGACGAGCTCCACTGCC AATGCAACGCCACCTACCAGTTCACATGCACGGACAAGCTCTGCAAGCCCCTCTTCTGGGTCTGTGACTCCGTGAAGGACTGCGAGGACGGCAGTGATGAGCAGGGCTGCA GCTGCCCGCCCGAGACCTTCAGGTGTAACAACGGGAAGTGCCTCCCGCAGAGCCAGCAGTGTGACGGGAAGGACAACTGTGGGGACGGGTCCGATGAGGCCAAGTGCCACCACG TGAGCACCGTCACCTGCACCAAACACACCTACCGCTGCCTCGACGGGCTCTGTGTGAGCAAGGGCAACCCCGAGTGTGACGGGAAGAAGGACTGTATCGATGGCTCGGATGAGAAGGACTGTGGTGAGCAGGGCTGCCGCATACAGTTGTGCAGGTTGTTCACTGTGCAAGGCGCATACGGAG ACTGTGGGCTGCGGTCATTCTCCAGGCAGTCTCGGGTTGTCGGGGGTGAGAACGCGGACGAAGGTGAgtggccctggcaggtgagccTCCACGCCCGGGGCCAGGGCCAcgtgtgtggggcttccctcatCTCCCCCAGCTGGATGGTGTCCGCCGCCCACTGCTTCGTCAACCACAGAGGATTCAG GTACTCTGACCACAGCATGTGGACCGCCTTCCTGGGCCTGCACGACCAGAGCAAGCGCAGCGCCCCCGGGGTGCAGGAGCGCCGGCTGCAGCGCGTCATCTCCCACCCCTTCTTCAACGACTTCACCTTTGACTACGACATCGCGCTGCTGCAGCTGGAGCAGCCGGCCGAGTACAGCGCTACCGTGCGGCCCATCTGCCTGCCGGACGCCGCGCATGCCTTCCCCGCCGGCAAGGCCATCTGGGTCACCGGCTGGGGCCACACGCAGGAGGGAG GCACCAGGGCGCTGATCCTGCAGAAGGGCGAGATCCGCGTCATCAACCAGACCACGTGCGAGCGCCTGCTGCCGCAGCAGATCACCGCGCGCATGATGTGCGTGGGCTACCTCAGCGGCGGCGTGGACGCCTGCCAG GGCGATTCCGGGGGCCCACTGTCCAGCCCGGAGGCCAATGGGCGGATGTTCCAGGCCGGCGTGGTGAGCTGGGGCGACGGCTGCG